From one Lusitaniella coriacea LEGE 07157 genomic stretch:
- a CDS encoding GNAT family N-acetyltransferase, producing the protein MNSRHIQFCADKSKVDLNQLLSLFKLGAFWAKDRTIEDLEIAIANSEPVITLWDAERLIGFARATSDGIYRATIWDVVVHPNYQGTGLGSKLVETIISHPHVNRVERVYLMTTHQQKFYERIGFEDNQTTTMVLHNSASRLVTPELCSPEKPVELNIGVA; encoded by the coding sequence ATGAACAGCCGCCATATCCAGTTTTGTGCCGATAAATCCAAAGTCGATCTCAACCAATTGCTCTCTCTTTTCAAGCTGGGTGCATTCTGGGCAAAAGATCGTACCATTGAGGACTTAGAAATCGCGATCGCGAACAGCGAACCCGTCATTACCCTTTGGGACGCAGAACGCTTAATTGGTTTTGCTCGCGCCACCTCCGATGGAATTTATCGCGCAACAATTTGGGATGTCGTCGTTCACCCCAACTACCAAGGGACGGGTTTAGGCAGCAAACTGGTCGAAACCATCATCAGCCATCCCCACGTCAACCGCGTCGAGCGCGTTTACCTAATGACCACCCACCAACAAAAATTCTACGAGCGCATCGGTTTTGAGGATAATCAAACCACGACGATGGTACTGCACAATAGCGCTAGTCGTCTTGTAACTCCTGAGCTATGCTCTCCGGAGAAGCCAGTGGAATTGAACATTGGAGTCGCGTAG
- a CDS encoding sensor histidine kinase: MNEIEALSRENEALKAELKQAQLTCQMAAQMSDFKAGFLARTSHELRSPLNSLIGLHQLILSGLCENPEEEREFIEQAHQSSLKLVKLIDEIVDVSKTAYGTNHLDIRPLQLVQVFEQLQNRTHLQAANRGFPLTFSTPNPDLYAMADWRRFVQLLLSLIDTSIAKMQEGKITVSAQPSPKENSLWIWIDLQTPSNIWREPADLLQNSPEPLTIETAKARFNKEKSGPSPGMNLILAQTLLELMGGELQILELPEAQEESTTRLQCSIPLASPESIAQELQDD, translated from the coding sequence ATGAATGAAATCGAAGCCCTTAGCCGGGAAAATGAAGCCCTAAAAGCAGAACTCAAACAAGCTCAACTCACTTGCCAAATGGCAGCACAAATGAGCGACTTTAAAGCCGGTTTTCTAGCGCGAACGTCTCATGAGTTGCGTTCCCCGTTGAATAGTTTGATTGGTTTGCACCAATTAATTCTTTCTGGATTGTGCGAAAATCCGGAAGAAGAGCGAGAATTTATCGAACAAGCCCATCAATCCTCTCTCAAACTCGTCAAACTGATTGACGAAATTGTAGATGTATCCAAAACTGCCTATGGAACCAATCACCTCGATATTCGCCCCCTTCAACTGGTTCAAGTTTTCGAGCAACTCCAGAATAGAACGCACCTGCAAGCGGCGAATCGCGGTTTCCCTTTAACATTCTCCACGCCAAACCCCGATCTCTACGCAATGGCAGACTGGCGGAGATTCGTGCAACTTCTTTTGAGTTTGATCGATACGTCGATTGCGAAGATGCAAGAGGGCAAAATTACCGTCTCCGCGCAACCCTCTCCCAAGGAGAATAGCCTTTGGATTTGGATTGACCTGCAAACACCCAGTAATATTTGGAGGGAACCCGCAGATTTGCTGCAAAATTCCCCGGAACCTTTAACGATTGAAACGGCAAAAGCTAGATTTAACAAAGAGAAGTCGGGTCCTTCTCCAGGGATGAATCTTATCCTCGCTCAAACTTTACTGGAGTTGATGGGAGGCGAATTACAAATTCTCGAACTTCCTGAAGCGCAAGAGGAATCTACTACGCGACTCCAATGTTCAATTCCACTGGCTTCTCCGGAGAGCATAGCTCAGGAGTTACAAGACGACTAG
- a CDS encoding beta strand repeat-containing protein, whose product MSNHQHSMSNIQPSNPKIKPLWGGLLGSLALWTASTSYLPPVQAAPFICDGTLYISQAAGDTAPTGLFDVITTINPFGLAARGGADTRYNAMGFRIQDGFIYGIDPGTTPNPEEGGEVFRIDDTGVPVSIGTPPAVQALQAAGDRFIAGDVDTNTGLYYIYSPRDVAPANVASGRIVVLDVTTSPPTVVRQGVLTGAPRFADIAFNPVDGRFYGFDVAAGRIRFFDPNFADGNNTIPVSDVPVGPGTPGTQLGAAFFDASGNFFGYQNSGNLYSVNLATGRFRNLGGAPEVSQNDGAGCPILPLFEKVVEPSSVPLGGTATYRYRVINNTAFSLSNLTFNDIMDGGRTFTAVNSNPLGGTVSGVGTNALTITNLTIPARTTAEITVSVQMPAVQPNPPQLLNQATISGNPPDLIPINATSTDPSVTQFPVPTTVTVQPNPGPAEVTIAKTGPTNLPAPGQATYTITATNQSTTNTAINVVVRDTIATGATFVSASDGGTFAGGDVTWPAFNIPPSGSVTRTVTVELPTDGSFTNTSNVTSDNDVDPGNNGANFTTTVPAAGGNADVVTTKSGPTLLAAPGQASYTVTVTNNGPDTATNVVISDTLTPATLAAGVTFVGASDGGTFNAGTVTWPAISIPNGSTVTRTVTYNLPTAPGNFTNAASNTSDTTDPTPGNNDGTSPDATVTTVIPAAGPADVEIQKTGPANLPSPGQASYTITATNNGPNSATDVVISDNLATGATFVGASDGGTFAGGVVTWPAVNIASIAPDNSVTRTVIVNLPSNGAFTNTSTSTSSSTDPTPGNNGNANPNGSVTTTVPNEPDLAIRKDQTGSYVTGQAAQYLITVSNAGTSPTDGSTVTVTDTLPGDLTPNGAPTGTGWTCNVTGQTITCTRTDVLAGGQSYPQITVPVTVNAAAGSNITNTSTVGGGGDNNPDNNSDPENVIVIGPGDPDLNITKDIDPTTPLVAGGTGNFILTVTNVGPAATAGQVNITDNLPVGLTLNGAATGTGWNCTAVGRTVSCNRNDALLAGTSYPPITIPVRVTAAAGAQITNNASVSGGGDPNIFNNGSTETATIGAGAGGGQIGLVKGVSQPVANGDGTFDIVYTLLVRNFSAVALNNAQVADNLFGDTSSTFNGATSFQVIATPTVTGSLTQGNAGFTGMGNLLSGTETLPAGQSATITLRVRVNPGTNAGPYNNQATATATDPNGNPVSDLSTNNVDTNGDGTPDLNPDPNANGNPGDDSVPTPVTFPIAGGPNLRLVKRITGVTRNGQTLPGVDFGSFVDTTDDNDDEVLNAAGISPIGVPALGEDNPLQSDDVVEYTIYYLSDGNSAVTNARVCDIIRPNTTFVSNSFSGTSGILLRQGTTDAPQTNAADSDRGQFFSPLAPVNSVIPPCPDTNNPDGVVFVNLGDVLNSGTTQSGFVRFRIRLD is encoded by the coding sequence ATGAGCAACCATCAGCACAGCATGAGTAACATTCAACCCTCCAACCCTAAAATCAAACCCCTTTGGGGCGGACTCCTCGGTAGCCTTGCCCTATGGACGGCGAGTACCAGCTACCTTCCTCCCGTTCAAGCCGCACCCTTCATTTGCGACGGAACCCTCTACATCAGCCAAGCCGCCGGAGACACCGCCCCCACCGGACTCTTCGATGTCATCACCACCATCAATCCCTTCGGACTCGCAGCGAGGGGAGGAGCCGACACCCGCTACAACGCGATGGGCTTTCGCATCCAAGACGGCTTCATCTACGGCATCGACCCCGGAACCACGCCTAATCCAGAGGAAGGGGGAGAAGTGTTCCGCATTGACGATACGGGAGTTCCCGTTTCCATCGGAACCCCTCCTGCGGTTCAAGCTCTGCAAGCGGCAGGAGATCGCTTCATTGCCGGAGATGTCGATACAAATACCGGACTGTACTATATTTATTCTCCGCGAGATGTCGCCCCTGCCAACGTTGCATCGGGTCGGATTGTCGTTTTAGATGTCACCACCAGCCCACCAACCGTAGTACGACAAGGAGTCCTAACCGGCGCGCCCCGATTTGCAGATATTGCCTTTAACCCCGTTGACGGAAGGTTTTATGGCTTTGATGTTGCAGCCGGACGGATTCGCTTTTTCGACCCGAATTTTGCTGACGGTAACAACACCATTCCCGTCAGTGACGTTCCTGTAGGACCGGGAACCCCAGGAACGCAACTTGGTGCGGCGTTTTTTGATGCATCTGGAAATTTCTTTGGCTATCAAAATAGCGGCAACCTCTACTCCGTTAACCTTGCCACAGGACGTTTCAGAAATCTTGGAGGCGCGCCCGAGGTTTCTCAAAACGATGGAGCAGGCTGTCCGATTCTCCCGCTTTTTGAAAAAGTTGTCGAACCTTCCTCTGTTCCCCTGGGTGGAACGGCAACCTACCGCTACCGCGTGATCAACAACACGGCATTTTCCCTCTCCAACTTAACCTTCAACGACATAATGGATGGGGGACGAACTTTTACCGCAGTGAATAGTAATCCTTTAGGAGGAACGGTTAGTGGGGTTGGCACCAACGCTTTAACCATAACGAATTTAACCATTCCCGCAAGAACTACGGCGGAGATTACCGTATCCGTACAAATGCCCGCCGTTCAGCCCAATCCGCCACAACTCCTCAACCAGGCAACGATTAGCGGCAATCCTCCGGATTTAATCCCCATCAATGCCACCTCAACCGATCCCTCTGTTACACAATTCCCCGTTCCCACCACTGTGACCGTGCAACCGAATCCGGGTCCTGCGGAGGTGACAATTGCAAAAACCGGGCCAACAAACTTACCAGCACCCGGTCAAGCCACCTACACGATTACCGCAACCAACCAGAGTACGACCAACACGGCGATTAATGTGGTTGTTCGAGATACCATTGCAACAGGAGCAACCTTTGTTAGCGCCTCCGACGGCGGAACGTTTGCCGGTGGGGATGTCACTTGGCCCGCGTTCAATATTCCGCCCAGCGGTAGTGTGACTCGAACAGTGACGGTAGAGCTACCCACAGATGGCAGTTTTACCAACACCTCCAATGTTACTTCCGATAACGATGTCGATCCTGGGAACAATGGTGCAAACTTCACGACTACAGTTCCAGCAGCAGGGGGCAATGCCGATGTCGTCACTACCAAGTCCGGACCAACCCTTTTAGCCGCGCCCGGTCAAGCCAGCTATACCGTTACAGTGACCAATAACGGTCCCGATACCGCAACCAATGTCGTCATTTCAGATACCCTAACCCCTGCAACTCTAGCTGCGGGTGTAACGTTTGTGGGAGCCTCTGATGGAGGGACATTTAATGCCGGAACGGTGACTTGGCCGGCGATTAGTATTCCCAACGGCTCAACTGTGACCCGAACTGTGACCTATAATCTGCCAACCGCACCTGGAAACTTCACCAACGCGGCTTCTAATACATCAGATACGACCGATCCTACTCCCGGCAACAATGATGGAACGTCACCCGATGCGACTGTAACCACGGTTATCCCTGCTGCGGGTCCTGCCGATGTCGAGATACAGAAAACGGGACCTGCGAATCTCCCTTCTCCCGGTCAAGCTAGCTATACCATTACTGCAACCAATAACGGGCCTAACTCCGCAACGGATGTGGTGATTTCCGATAACCTGGCAACGGGAGCAACCTTTGTGGGGGCATCCGATGGGGGGACATTTGCTGGGGGTGTTGTCACTTGGCCAGCCGTTAACATTGCCAGCATTGCCCCTGATAATTCAGTGACGCGCACGGTGATTGTTAACCTCCCCTCTAACGGTGCATTTACCAACACTTCTACTAGCACATCCTCCTCTACCGATCCTACTCCCGGTAATAATGGCAACGCTAATCCCAATGGCAGCGTCACGACAACAGTCCCCAACGAACCAGACTTAGCTATTCGCAAAGACCAAACCGGGAGTTATGTCACCGGGCAGGCGGCACAATATTTGATTACAGTGAGTAATGCGGGGACGAGTCCCACCGATGGAAGTACGGTAACGGTCACCGATACACTCCCTGGGGACTTAACACCCAACGGTGCGCCAACGGGAACGGGATGGACTTGCAATGTTACAGGTCAAACAATTACTTGTACCCGGACTGATGTTCTTGCAGGGGGGCAAAGCTATCCTCAAATTACCGTTCCAGTAACGGTCAATGCAGCGGCTGGCTCAAATATCACGAATACTTCAACTGTTGGTGGCGGTGGCGACAATAACCCCGACAATAATAGCGACCCTGAAAACGTCATTGTCATTGGTCCTGGCGATCCCGACCTCAATATCACCAAGGACATCGATCCTACTACGCCTTTAGTGGCTGGGGGAACGGGGAACTTTATTCTCACGGTGACTAATGTTGGCCCCGCAGCGACGGCGGGTCAAGTGAATATCACCGACAATCTTCCTGTGGGTTTAACGTTAAACGGTGCAGCAACGGGGACTGGTTGGAATTGTACGGCTGTTGGACGAACGGTTTCTTGTAACCGCAATGATGCTCTTCTGGCTGGGACAAGCTATCCACCGATTACGATTCCCGTGCGCGTGACTGCCGCAGCAGGCGCTCAGATTACCAATAATGCCTCGGTGAGTGGCGGCGGCGATCCGAATATTTTTAATAATGGCAGTACGGAAACCGCGACGATTGGTGCAGGCGCAGGCGGTGGACAGATTGGTTTAGTTAAGGGAGTATCACAGCCAGTTGCGAATGGCGATGGCACGTTTGATATTGTTTATACGCTTTTGGTGCGTAACTTCAGTGCTGTTGCGCTCAATAACGCTCAGGTGGCAGATAACCTGTTTGGCGATACTAGCAGTACTTTTAACGGTGCAACGTCGTTCCAAGTGATTGCGACCCCTACGGTGACTGGATCGCTAACACAAGGTAATGCTGGTTTTACTGGGATGGGGAACTTGCTTTCGGGGACTGAGACACTGCCTGCGGGTCAAAGTGCGACGATTACGCTGCGGGTGCGGGTCAATCCGGGGACGAATGCGGGTCCTTATAATAACCAGGCAACGGCGACAGCAACCGATCCTAATGGCAATCCAGTGAGCGATCTGTCTACGAACAATGTTGATACTAATGGCGATGGGACTCCCGATCTCAATCCCGATCCGAATGCTAATGGTAACCCTGGAGATGATAGCGTCCCTACACCTGTGACATTCCCTATTGCGGGCGGTCCAAACCTGCGGTTGGTGAAGCGGATTACAGGGGTAACTCGTAACGGTCAGACTTTGCCGGGGGTGGATTTCGGCAGTTTTGTCGATACTACAGATGACAATGATGATGAGGTGCTGAATGCTGCGGGAATTTCTCCTATTGGCGTTCCGGCGTTGGGTGAGGATAATCCGTTGCAAAGCGATGATGTGGTGGAGTACACGATTTATTACCTCTCGGATGGCAATAGCGCGGTGACAAATGCGAGGGTGTGCGATATTATTCGACCCAATACAACGTTTGTTTCCAATAGTTTTAGCGGTACGAGTGGGATTTTGCTACGTCAGGGGACGACGGATGCACCGCAGACGAATGCGGCGGATAGCGATCGCGGACAGTTTTTCTCTCCTTTAGCGCCCGTGAATTCAGTGATTCCCCCCTGTCCGGATACAAATAATCCCGATGGTGTGGTATTCGTGAATTTAGGGGATGTTCTCAATAGCGGAACCACTCAAAGCGGTTTTGTTCGTTTCCGAATCCGGTTGGATTGA
- a CDS encoding peptidoglycan-binding domain-containing protein, with translation MTANTQTTTTALFQKPILKHGSSGAEVVELQRLLAHWGYYYGLFDGIFNDIVEDAVKAYQHRVFLEEDGIVGSLTWKALYTGAPVNMPVLRRGSSGDAVRTLQNVLYLNGYYPYIIDGIFGPLTEVAVRSFQTDSGLVPDGIVGPRTWHALSKAYH, from the coding sequence ATGACAGCAAATACTCAAACAACCACCACCGCCCTATTCCAGAAACCGATTCTCAAGCACGGATCTTCTGGTGCAGAAGTGGTCGAACTACAACGCTTGCTCGCCCATTGGGGTTACTATTACGGACTCTTTGATGGAATCTTTAACGATATTGTTGAAGATGCGGTCAAAGCCTACCAGCACCGCGTTTTCCTTGAGGAGGACGGTATTGTTGGTTCCCTGACCTGGAAAGCACTCTATACTGGCGCACCCGTTAATATGCCCGTACTGCGTCGCGGGAGTAGTGGGGATGCGGTTCGCACTTTGCAAAATGTTCTGTACCTGAACGGTTACTACCCCTATATCATTGACGGAATCTTTGGCCCTCTGACGGAGGTTGCCGTCCGCAGTTTCCAAACTGATAGCGGTTTAGTGCCAGATGGAATTGTCGGGCCTCGGACATGGCACGCCCTGAGCAAAGCCTATCATTAA
- a CDS encoding sensor histidine kinase, whose protein sequence is MSQPQLHSLPPLRLLIVADGTKRCGEITESIENLSSALSYDCVENITQYKFFLSVNAYDGVVFDDPLPQELSLLTALAVLQESGQQIPAIAIAPTPSDRAAIDYLQGQNFSYLPKKALHTLPNLLMYKLSQSFPPISQSFVPTEIESHRNQQATLKHFLQIVGETQEVNRLLQIAANLLQETLKLNACTIALPDAEREMEVRYVSEATPRRERFFEQEPVPPLNRASILPVMPDSLAAIAAVESRQDCSIVTIPLWRDRARLGSICLHDRPEERQWSEGDVNFIKTIATQCAIAIERDRLSQQLQQQQKGQQLFTQIAQILNSRRDAESLLQEIIGSVGEHFAVDRVLLLRLRDDSIGVAKEWRDREKIPSLLNIQLPIAEWQELLTPDRDYPLHRYFHTDNYPEYCAQKQQTRKISEWSQTRSLLSIPICTDDRLVGGLTLQTIARSRTFTSAEIELASTIANQLAIALTALQKDRSLEEEVIARTQHLEAANRAKSELLSTMSHELRTPLTSIIGFARMLQERIYGELNDKQGRYVNAISDSGEHLLSLINDLLDISKIEAKREELYIEAISIEDVCLSSLSILQERAKEQGLELKCEIHPNATVCYADRRRLKQILVNLLSNAIKFTEEGSITLQVEPNGDWLKFSAIDTGIGISEADLHKLFQPFQQVKTHLHRKHKGTGLGLALSRKLAQLHKGELTVTSKIGKGSCFTLHLPIEPDLES, encoded by the coding sequence ATGTCACAGCCACAACTTCATTCTTTGCCCCCACTACGCCTGTTGATTGTAGCAGATGGAACAAAGCGTTGTGGGGAAATCACTGAATCTATTGAGAATTTATCGAGTGCGCTTTCTTACGATTGCGTAGAAAATATCACTCAATACAAATTTTTTTTAAGTGTTAATGCGTATGACGGAGTTGTTTTTGACGATCCTCTGCCGCAAGAGCTGAGTTTATTGACTGCATTAGCCGTCCTACAAGAATCCGGACAACAAATTCCCGCGATCGCGATCGCGCCCACCCCAAGCGATCGCGCCGCGATTGACTACCTTCAAGGACAAAACTTCAGCTATCTGCCCAAAAAAGCACTGCACACTTTGCCCAATCTACTGATGTACAAACTTTCTCAGAGTTTTCCCCCCATCTCTCAATCCTTCGTACCAACGGAGATAGAATCCCACAGAAACCAGCAAGCCACCCTAAAACACTTCTTGCAAATCGTGGGGGAAACCCAGGAGGTGAATCGCCTTTTGCAAATTGCAGCAAATCTACTTCAGGAGACTCTCAAGCTCAATGCTTGTACGATCGCGCTGCCCGATGCCGAACGGGAAATGGAAGTGCGCTACGTCTCCGAAGCAACCCCTCGCCGAGAACGCTTTTTCGAGCAAGAACCTGTCCCCCCTCTCAATCGAGCTTCAATTTTACCGGTTATGCCAGATTCTCTCGCTGCCATTGCTGCTGTTGAATCTCGTCAGGATTGCTCCATCGTGACAATTCCCCTGTGGCGCGATCGCGCTCGCCTAGGCTCGATTTGCTTGCACGATCGCCCAGAGGAAAGACAGTGGAGTGAGGGAGATGTCAACTTTATCAAGACCATTGCAACCCAGTGCGCGATCGCGATCGAGCGAGATCGGCTCTCTCAACAACTCCAACAGCAGCAAAAAGGACAGCAGCTATTCACCCAAATTGCTCAAATTCTGAATTCTAGGCGCGATGCCGAAAGTCTATTACAGGAAATTATTGGCAGCGTGGGAGAACACTTCGCGGTCGATCGCGTTTTGCTGCTGCGCTTGAGAGACGATTCAATTGGAGTTGCCAAAGAATGGCGCGATCGCGAAAAAATTCCTTCCCTCCTCAACATTCAACTCCCCATCGCCGAATGGCAAGAACTTTTGACTCCCGATCGCGACTATCCCTTACACCGCTACTTCCACACCGACAACTATCCCGAATATTGCGCTCAAAAACAACAAACCCGTAAAATTTCGGAATGGAGTCAAACCCGTTCCCTCTTGAGCATTCCCATTTGCACCGACGATCGTTTAGTGGGGGGATTGACCTTACAAACTATCGCGCGATCGCGCACCTTCACCTCCGCCGAGATCGAACTTGCCAGCACCATCGCCAATCAACTCGCGATCGCCCTAACCGCCTTACAAAAAGACCGTTCTCTAGAAGAAGAAGTCATCGCGCGAACCCAACACCTCGAAGCCGCTAACCGCGCGAAAAGCGAACTCCTCTCCACAATGAGTCACGAACTACGCACCCCCCTCACCAGCATTATTGGCTTTGCACGGATGCTTCAAGAGCGAATTTACGGGGAACTCAACGACAAACAAGGACGCTACGTCAACGCCATCTCCGACTCCGGCGAACACCTCCTCTCTTTGATCAACGATTTACTCGACATCTCCAAAATCGAAGCCAAACGAGAAGAACTTTACATCGAAGCCATTTCCATCGAAGACGTTTGCCTCTCCTCCCTTTCCATTCTCCAGGAACGAGCAAAAGAACAAGGACTCGAATTAAAGTGCGAAATACACCCCAATGCAACCGTCTGCTATGCGGATCGGCGGCGTTTAAAACAAATTTTAGTTAACCTCCTTTCCAACGCAATTAAATTTACCGAAGAAGGGTCAATTACCCTGCAAGTAGAACCCAATGGAGACTGGTTAAAATTTTCCGCGATCGATACCGGAATTGGCATCAGCGAAGCCGATTTACATAAACTCTTTCAACCCTTCCAACAGGTCAAAACTCACCTCCATCGCAAACATAAAGGAACTGGGTTGGGATTAGCGCTCTCTCGGAAGCTGGCACAATTGCACAAAGGGGAACTCACCGTCACTTCAAAAATCGGGAAAGGAAGTTGTTTCACGCTTCACCTACCAATCGAACCCGATCTTGAGTCTTAG
- a CDS encoding ABC transporter permease, with protein sequence MGIARIWTIAANGFREVIRDRVLYVIVFFAIVMAIALRLLPEISATTEDKIVIDVGLGAIGALGALVAIFIGTGLINKEIEKRTVLILIPKPMSRAELIIGKHLGLVGVLLVLVAAMSGIYFLSLVWAKVVFHPGSVPSILVSLLYLSIELGILVAAALAFGVFTSSLLATLMTFGIYLMGHFSRDLVELGKISKNTSIEWFTQGLYLILPDLSRLNLRNDAVYGVLPPTSQLLGDAVYGVVYITVLLAIAILIFSRRQF encoded by the coding sequence ATCGGGATTGCTAGGATTTGGACGATTGCGGCGAATGGATTTCGCGAGGTCATTCGCGATCGCGTACTCTATGTTATTGTCTTTTTTGCCATTGTTATGGCAATTGCGCTGCGCTTGCTGCCGGAAATTTCAGCGACAACTGAAGATAAAATCGTTATTGATGTGGGTTTGGGAGCCATTGGCGCGTTGGGGGCGTTGGTGGCAATTTTTATCGGAACGGGGCTGATTAATAAGGAAATTGAGAAGCGAACGGTTTTGATTTTGATCCCTAAACCCATGAGTCGCGCGGAGTTGATTATTGGCAAACATTTGGGACTGGTGGGCGTTTTGCTCGTTCTGGTGGCAGCGATGAGCGGGATCTATTTCCTCAGTCTGGTTTGGGCAAAGGTGGTATTTCACCCCGGTAGCGTTCCCAGTATTTTGGTTTCGCTGTTATATCTGTCGATTGAATTGGGGATTTTGGTGGCGGCGGCGCTGGCGTTTGGGGTTTTTACCAGTTCTCTCCTGGCAACCCTGATGACTTTTGGTATCTATTTGATGGGACATTTTAGCCGCGACTTGGTAGAGTTGGGCAAAATTAGCAAAAATACCAGCATTGAGTGGTTTACCCAAGGACTTTACCTAATTCTTCCGGATTTGTCTCGATTAAATTTGAGGAATGATGCAGTTTACGGGGTACTTCCTCCCACCAGCCAACTTCTTGGAGATGCTGTCTACGGAGTCGTCTATATCACTGTATTGCTCGCGATCGCGATTCTCATTTTTTCGCGACGACAATTTTAG
- a CDS encoding right-handed parallel beta-helix repeat-containing protein, whose protein sequence is MKWLIDTETGERSRLQKLSITALVLSAVTLAPPAVRAQPAGMQITVNGNGDEIQPDGVLTLREAIALVNGTLEDLSESERAQVVGSAGDSTRIGFNLPPGQTTILLNGELPAIASPGVTIDGTTQSGYDIESLEAEQGSIPTPVVVITTAPGQEIARGLTIVADNVTIRGLSVYGFNSPSRLTEITGLADLVNPGRITAKAPPADIFISNPDVPDNAIRFGVPNTDEEIPPQGILIEYNWLGTPPNSDAPVADLSSAFGVYVFDGNNTTIRRNAIANQQGSAIITSIRANNLDIRNNLIADNGFAGMPDAIRLEGEIDNSAIASNLIRGNAGSGIYLFKPEGSATIEDNIIIDNGRRYKRAAIYITGSGHQIQNNRIANQPGPGVVVARFPDGHRVNITNNQFSNLQGLAIDLVAQSNAGVQAYQSGDGANPPVKIHHRRRQVANYGINAPRFASREFLATANRVTLVGTAEPGAEIEIYHVESGDGNSGTTSFPIARISTDDEGRFSAVLTDFQEGDTVSAIATHPDYGTSEPAISSTIRQLPGLQGEVR, encoded by the coding sequence ATGAAATGGTTGATTGACACGGAGACAGGAGAGCGATCTCGACTCCAGAAACTGAGCATAACTGCCCTGGTGTTGAGTGCCGTAACGCTTGCCCCTCCAGCAGTTCGCGCCCAACCTGCTGGGATGCAGATAACGGTCAATGGGAACGGGGACGAAATACAACCCGATGGCGTGTTAACCCTGCGAGAGGCGATCGCGCTCGTTAATGGAACCCTCGAAGACTTGAGCGAGAGCGAGCGGGCGCAAGTGGTGGGAAGTGCGGGAGATTCGACCCGGATCGGCTTCAATTTGCCCCCCGGACAGACGACAATTCTCTTAAATGGGGAACTCCCCGCGATCGCGTCTCCCGGCGTTACCATCGACGGAACGACCCAATCCGGCTACGATATCGAGAGCTTGGAAGCAGAACAGGGCAGCATCCCCACTCCCGTAGTGGTGATTACTACTGCTCCCGGACAGGAGATTGCACGCGGCTTAACCATCGTTGCCGATAACGTCACCATTCGTGGCTTGAGCGTGTACGGGTTCAATAGTCCTTCCCGTTTGACTGAAATTACGGGTCTTGCGGATTTGGTCAATCCCGGTCGCATCACTGCCAAAGCGCCTCCCGCCGATATTTTCATCTCCAATCCCGATGTTCCTGACAACGCCATTCGATTTGGAGTTCCCAATACCGATGAGGAAATTCCCCCGCAAGGGATTTTGATTGAATATAACTGGCTGGGAACGCCCCCCAACTCCGATGCCCCAGTCGCCGATCTTTCCTCGGCATTTGGGGTGTATGTCTTCGACGGTAACAATACAACAATCCGGCGCAACGCGATCGCGAACCAACAGGGAAGTGCGATTATTACCAGCATTCGCGCCAACAATCTCGACATTCGCAATAACCTTATTGCCGATAATGGATTTGCTGGAATGCCCGATGCGATTCGCTTAGAAGGAGAAATTGATAATAGCGCGATCGCGAGCAACCTGATTCGCGGCAACGCTGGAAGCGGAATCTATCTCTTCAAACCCGAAGGTTCGGCAACTATTGAAGACAACATCATTATCGACAACGGCAGGCGCTACAAACGAGCCGCCATTTATATCACCGGAAGCGGACACCAAATCCAAAACAACCGCATCGCCAACCAACCTGGGCCCGGCGTTGTCGTCGCCCGCTTTCCCGACGGACACCGCGTCAATATTACCAACAATCAATTTTCCAATCTCCAAGGACTCGCGATCGATTTAGTCGCCCAGTCCAACGCAGGGGTTCAAGCCTATCAAAGTGGGGATGGGGCAAATCCCCCCGTAAAAATCCACCACCGTCGCCGTCAAGTCGCCAACTACGGCATTAATGCCCCCCGTTTCGCCAGCCGAGAATTCCTCGCCACCGCGAATCGCGTCACCCTTGTGGGAACAGCAGAACCGGGCGCAGAGATTGAAATTTATCACGTTGAGAGTGGCGACGGTAATTCTGGAACCACCAGTTTCCCCATCGCCCGAATTTCAACCGACGACGAAGGGCGCTTCAGCGCCGTCCTCACTGACTTTCAGGAAGGCGATACCGTCAGCGCGATCGCGACCCATCCCGACTACGGCACCTCCGAACCCGCAATTTCCTCAACCATCCGTCAACTTCCCGGACTCCAAGGGGAGGTACGCTAA